The Mastomys coucha isolate ucsf_1 unplaced genomic scaffold, UCSF_Mcou_1 pScaffold11, whole genome shotgun sequence genome includes a window with the following:
- the Tigd5 gene encoding tigger transposable element-derived protein 5 yields the protein MYPASPPAGPALHPVPHRARLPPPRCLAEPPRSPAPGPGSTARPPPPAPGPRPRVAVKMTFRKAYSIKDKLQAIERVKGGERQASVCRDFGVPGGTLRGWLKDEPKLRWFLDQLGGEVGTQRKKMRLANEEEIDRAVYSWFLTLRQHGVPLSGPVIQAQAEAFARQIYGPECTFKASHGWFWRWQKRHGISSQRIYGEAEPPAAGPAPVKEEPAQPSGAGLLPDGASATLPHSEGGYGDEQIYNANVTGLYWRLLPEQASTPGTGDSREPGGCSRRWRTDRVTVLLAANLTGSHKLKPLVIGQLPDPPSLRHHNQDKFPASYRYSPDAWLSRPLLRGWFFEEFVPGVKRYLRRSCLQQKAVLLVAHPPCPSWATRMPALEESEETPRQCQPELLGSPEELQTPDGAVRVLFLSKGNSRAHIPAPLEHGVVAAFKHLYKRELLRLAVSCASGSPLDFMRSFMLKDMLYLAGLSWDLVQAGSIERCWLLGLRAAFEPGQQPAHQVEETAEHSRVLSDLTHLAALAYKRLAPEEVAEWLHLDDDGGLPEGCREEVAPAAPPSPASLPSSIGPGEEEEEATEQGGVLVPTAGEAVWGLETALRWLESQDPREVGPLRLVQLRSLITMARRLGGISPSAATSDDGV from the coding sequence ATGTACCCCGCGAGCCCTCCAGCCGGCCCAGCCCTGCACCCGGTCCCTCATCGCGCTCGTCTTCCCCCGCCACGGTGCCTTGCTGAGCCGCCGCGATCGCCGGCGCCCGGCCCGGGTTCCACGGCGCGCCCGCCGCCCCCAGCGCCCGGGCCGCGGCCCCGGGTGGCCGTGAAGATGACTTTCCGCAAGGCCTACTCAATCAAAGATAAGCTGCAAGCCATCGAGCGCGTCAAGGGCGGCGAGCGGCAGGCCAGCGTGTGCCGCGACTTCGGCGTGCCAGGCGGTACTCTGCGCGGCTGGCTCAAGGACGAGCCCAAGCTGCGCTGGTTTTTGGACCAGCTAGGTGGAGAAGTGGGCACGCAGCGCAAGAAGATGCGTCTGGCCAACGAGGAGGAGATCGACCGCGCCGTCTACTCATGGTTCCTCACCTTGCGCCAGCACGGTGTGCCGCTGTCCGGGCCAGTTATCCAAGCGCAGGCTGAGGCCTTTGCTCGCCAGATCTACGGCCCCGAGTGTACCTTCAAGGCTAGCCACGGCTGGTTTTGGCGCTGGCAGAAGCGCCATGGCATCTCTAGCCAGCGCATCTATGGTGAGGCTGAGCCCCCGGCCGCAGGCCCCGCGCCTGTCAAAGAGGAGCCAGCGCAGCCCTCGGGCGCCGGTCTCCTACCTGACGGCGCGTCTGCCACTCTACCCCACTCCGAGGGCGGCTATGGAGACGAGCAGATCTACAATGCTAACGTTACTGGTCTCTATTGGAGGTTACTTCCGGAGCAGGCCTCCACTCCGGGCACTGGGGACTCGAGGGAGCCTGGTGGGTGCAGCCGACGCTGGCGCACCGACCGAGTGACAGTACTGCTGGCCGCCAACCTGACGGGCAGCCACAAGCTGAAACCACTAGTCATCGGGCAGCTACCGGACCCACCCAGCCTGCGTCACCACAACCAGGACAAGTTCCCGGCCTCCTACCGCTACAGTCCAGATGCCTGGCTCAGTCGCCCGCTTCTTCGGGGCTGGTTCTTCGAGGAATTCGTCCCTGGCGTCAAGCGCTACCTGCGCCGAAGCTGCCTGCAACAGAAGGCTGTGCTGCTGGTGGCCCATCCACCCTGTCCAAGTTGGGCCACTAGGATGCCTGCCCTAGAGGAGAGCGAGGAGACTCCCAGGCAGTGCCAACCTGAGCTCCTTGGGTCCCCAGAGGAACTTCAAACACCTGATGGTGCGGTTCGAGTGCTCTTCTTATCCAAGGGCAACAGCCGAGCACACATCCCTGCACCGTTGGAGCATGGCGTGGTGGCAGCCTTCAAGCATTTGTACAAACGGGAGCTCTTGAGGCTTGCTGTGTCTTGTGCCAGTGGCTCCCCTCTGGACTTCATGAGAAGCTTCATGCTCAAGGACATGCTCTACCTGGCTGGCCTCTCTTGGGACTTGGTCCAGGCAGGCAGCATAGAGCGCTGCTGGCTGCTGGGTCTGCGAGCAGCCTTTGAGCCTGGGCAGCAGCCGGCCCACCAGGTAGAGGAGACTGCTGAACACAGCAGGGTGCTCAGCGACCTCACACATCTCGCAGCTCTGGCTTACAAGCGCCTGGCACCTGAAGAGGTGGCCGAGTGGCTACATCTGGATGATGATGGAGGTCTCCCTGAGGGCTGCAGAGAAGAGGTGGCCCCTGCAGCTCCTCCATCCCCAGCTAGCCTGCCCTCTAGCATAGGgcctggagaggaggaggaagaggccacTGAGCAAGGAGGAGTGTTGGTACCTACTGCTGGGGAAGCTGTTTGGGGACTAGAGACAGCTCTGAGGTGGCTGGAGAGCCAGGATCCCAGAGAAGTGGGGCCGCTGAGGCTCGTGCAGCTACGTTCCCTCATCACCATGGCACGGAGGCTTGGGGGCATCAGCCCCTCAGCAGCAACTTCTGATGATGGTGTGTGA